Proteins encoded in a region of the Planococcus citri chromosome 1, ihPlaCitr1.1, whole genome shotgun sequence genome:
- the LOC135849617 gene encoding thioredoxin, mitochondrial-like → MYHKKFNQGVCILVIMALAIVRNLVRTNPLQSNLAQAIAKPAVRSLVSNSFEVQDPEDFQERVLKSKSAIIVQFHAPWCKPCKILAPRLEKAVDSLNGKIKIARVNVDHCTDVAFDYEVEAIPVVAAFKDGKLKEKMVGQQDEDKLLAFVKKHTDD, encoded by the exons AtgtatcataaaaaattcaaccaagGAGTCTGTATTTTGGTGATAATGGCTCTCGCAATAGTTCGAAACCTCGTCAGAACGAATCCTCTGCAAAGTAATTTAGCTCAAGCGATCGCGAAACCGGCTGTTCGTTCTCTCGTTAGTAATTCTTTCGAAGTTCAAGATCCAGAAGATTTTCAAGAAAGGGTTTTGAAAAGCAAGAGCGCTATCATCGTTCAGTTTCACGCACC ATGGTGTAAACCTTGCAAAATACTCGCTCCCAGACTTGAAAAAGCTGTCGATTCgctaaatggaaaaattaagatCGCTAGAGTGAACGTTGATCATTGTACCGATGTCGCTTTCGATTACgaa GTCGAAGCCATTCCAGTCGTAGCTGCTTTTAAAGATggtaaattgaaagaaaaaatggtCGGTCAGCAAGACGAAGATAAACTGCTCGCATTCGTTAAAAAACACACCGACGATTAA
- the LOC135849615 gene encoding dentin sialophosphoprotein, with amino-acid sequence MSFLVATMKLSEQLDSTETRTKKRKRESVSIGDRSDQNVDDLNTRSPSKRTKQTAAEQDVSKVSPGDKNQPKDNNTSRLQSPCDSTKKKINETSPDIKSVKRNLTELIGSCDDGNSTILNTPSEPCDQRISPKKKKKKKKSESIEESDILSSNKSLNFPASTSANDDEKIDTVDTKNDTLQSELSSPKKNKKQKKIDKISNENLNESKSTSSNKSTDSTDNVPDSRSDISNVTEDSCKPIESSLRTSPRKAKKNKIDENVNESESTPSTDSANTTNADLPSHPVSDDAGEITKSPEKISHKKSKKKKNKIDKNSNVSKEIVFAEPSENTLPGSDSSAIPLKSCLKKKKRKTKKKKNQSGQQSSENSFDNDKKLANRSVSFDNNVKIELIENCLSKPVIEKTPATPANARKKVKASSYLKCWKEDRQNWKFEKLTQLWLIKNMLQEDMVPGEEFEYFQEYLVDLKGAARKLVIDLCNKVISFMEQKQIEEEKMEQKPAEEENKELQTAYTRARAVQQLIPEMQDKQ; translated from the exons ATGAG cttCCTTGTAGCTACGATGAAATTATCCGAACAGCTAGATAGTACAGAAACACGTACGAAGAAAAGGAAACGAGAATCAGTATCCATAGGCGATAGATCGGATCAAAATGTAGACGATTTAAATACCAGATCTCCATCAAAAAGAACCAAACAAACTGCTGCCGAACAAGATGTTTCTAAGGTCTCACCAGGTGATAAGAATCAGCCTAAAGATAACAATACTTCTAGATTGCAGTCGCCGTGCGATTCCactaaaaagaaaatcaacgaaACGTCACCAGATATTAAATCTGTGAAGAGAAACCTTACCGAATTGATCGGTAGTTGCGACGACGGAAATTCCACTATTCTAAATACTCCATCCGAACCCTGCGACCAGAGAATATctccgaagaaaaaaaagaaaaagaaaaagagcgaAAGTATTGAAGAAAGCGATATTCTTTCAAGTAACAAATCTCTCAACTTTCCTGCCAGTACGTCGGCAAATGatgacgaaaaaattgacaccgTCGATACTAAAAATGACACTTTACAATCCGAACTTAGTTCGCCTAAAAAGaataagaaacaaaaaaaaattgataaaattagtAACGAAAATTTAAACGAATCTAAATCAACGTCGAGTAATAAATCTACAGATTCTACTGATAATGTTCCTGATTCACGTTCTGATATTAGTAACGTTACCGAAGACTCCTGCAAACCGATCGAATCTTCTTTAAGAACATCTCCTAGAAAAGCTAAGAAGAATAAAATCGACGAAAACGTCAACGAATCCGAATCAACACCGAGTACTGATTCTGCGAATACTACAAATGCTGATCTTCCTTCACATCCTGTATCCGACGATGCCGGCGAGATTACTAAATCTCCAGAAAAAATATCtcataaaaaaagtaaaaagaagaaaaacaaaattgataaaaattccaacGTCTCGAAAGAAATAGTATTCGCCGAGCCTTCGGAAAATACCTTGCCTGGATCGGATTCATCGGCGATACCTTTAAAATCATGTTTAAAGAAGAAGAAACGtaaaacgaagaaaaagaaaaatcaatcggGCCAACAAAGCAGCGAGAACAGCTTCGATAACGATAAGAAATTAGCAAACCGATCTGTAAGTTTTGATAATAACGTCAAGATCGAATTGATCGAGAACTGTCTCTCGAAACCAGTCATCGAAAAGACACCAGCTACGCCAGCCAATGCTCGTAAGAAAGTCAAAGCTTCGTCTTATTTAAAATGTTGGAAAGAAGATAGACAGAATTGGAAATTCGAGAAACTTACTCAACTATGGTTAATAAAAAACATGCTGCAAGAAGATATG GTTCCTGGCGAAGAGTTCGAGTATTTTCAAGAATATCTCGTAGATTTAAAAGGTGCTGCTCGAAAACTAGTAATTGATTTGTGCAATAAAGTAATATCGTTCATGGAGCAGAAACAGATCGAAGAAGAGAAAATGGAGCAGAAACCGGCGGAGGAGGAGAATAAAGAACTACAAACCGCCTATACCAGAGCTCGAGCAGTTCAACAACTTATCCCAGAAATGCAAGATAAACAATAa